The Chrysemys picta bellii isolate R12L10 chromosome 24, ASM1138683v2, whole genome shotgun sequence genomic interval TCCTGGCTCCCTTTAACACTtgtcctgctgctttctgtcctGCGGTCCCCTCCAGCCGGGCCTGAGTGCAGCGTtccccacaggaccctctgacCTAGCTGCTGGGAGATTGACGGCTGGGAAGCcccctgctcctttccccaccctgcccctttccAAGGAGAGGGGCCAGCGGGGGGCTCAGCCCCTCTGCTATCAGCCCAATGGCCACCTCTCTCTCCGTGCAAATCTTCATCTGCCTTTTGGCTGGAGTCACTGGGCTGCGACTGGGGGAGCAGGGTACGGCGCCGGGCCCCTCCAGGAAGCAGGCCTGGCCACGCCAGGCGGAGGCCAATTCCAGCTGTGACCAGCACCACCACTGGGCTAGCTCAGAGCCTACCCAGCTGTTGGGGTCAGGCTCAGTGCAGAccgctccccccttccccccagcgaTCGCTCGCGCATTTCAAAGGAAGAGGACCAAGGTGGGACAGTGGGGTCGAGACTGGAGTTTTATTGCAGTACAAGGAAAAGTCACGTGGATAGAAACCCACCTCTCCCCCCGACCCCCCGCAGGAGCTGGTACAACCCTCACCTCCGGAGCCGCACCGCAGCAGCTCCCACCCCTGGCTGATTTCCCCGTGGTTCCCCCATCGcggccctgcagcccccagtgTGCGCCTCCCCGTCTCACCCGCAGTGGCCCCTTCGCTCCATCCCTTCCTGCATTGTCCTTTGGCAGCCAGGGCGGTGTCCCCCGTCCCCCTGGGCAGGACCTCACCTGGcccttcttcctgccccctctgctcccttgCCGTCGCTACGTCTGCCCGCTCCTGATGCCCCCGCACAGGGAGGGGCGTGAAATCAGGCTGGTCCtagttccctcctcctccaggagCAGGGATGCGAGAAcctcgccctcccctcccctctgagcGCTCAAAGCACTTTCTATAGGGGAATCCCCAGCAGCTCAGTCACCCTGTCACAGTGAATCTGCCCCAGGCcacccagtgagtcagtggcagtcaggcagagaacccaggagtcctgatccccCTACTCTAaaaaccactagaccccactccgctcccagagctggggacagaacccaggagtcctgatcccaTCCTCCCCCCTCTAACGTACTGGAACACAACCCAGAGGTCCTgccccatgtctacactgctcacCGTGGGGACCCCGGCTCGTTTCCAAGCCTGCACTTGAGACTCCACAACTGAGTCAGAGTAACGGCTGTGTGGGCAAACGGAGCTTGGGGCTTGACCCCACCTCAGACCTGGGGCTTGGTGTGCCATGTAGACATACGCGTTGTGTCCCAGACCCAGGAACGGGACCCAGGAgcccccattcccagctctaaCCAGGAGCCCACTGGAGGGTTAACAGCTGGGAGTGGAGCCCGCTTCCCGCTTGTCGGCTCCTAACTTGTACAAATCCTTGGCAACTAAGGAAAGCTTGGTGAGGGGCACTCGGGGTGGTGCCCTGTGCCCATGGCAGGGGacagctccagcctggcacccGCCCTGGGTGCCACACAGACACAGCGCTAACACAGACAGCACAAGGGGGTCGCGCCTGGGCACCCGTAGCACTAGGCATTGTCTCCCCTCAGCCCCGCTGCGCCTCCTGGGACAGGGAGCGGGACAGGGAGCGATGGAAGTCACCCTTGCCGAAGTCGGGCCGGCTGGGCTGGACGACGGGGGGCAGCTCCTTGGTGATCTCCGCCATGGCCTTCTTGTCCCGGCACTGCCCGTTGGGTggggagcccctggccagcgccGTCTCGAAGTCCATCATGTGGCGCAGCTGGGGCGGGGTGGCTCCCCGCTCGGCCTTGGCGCTCAGGTCGGCCGGCACgaagaggggcaggggcagcgcccgCTGGTAGGGCAGGTGGTAGCGGGCCAGGGGCTCGCCCAGCCGGCCCAGCCGCATGATGAGCCAGGGCGATCGCTGCACCACGAAGCGcgtctcctgctgctgccagtaCGTCTCCTTGCGCCGATCGTCCACCTCccgcagggagcagctggggcggggggggggaacgtTAGGGACCCAGGGAGCAGCCCCCGGCAGTCCCCCCCATCGCCTtctgggagcagggagcccagaCAAGCCCAAGGACCCAACCCGCTCCCTGAGGCTGGGGGGCTGCGACCCCTGGGACCATGGGGCAGCGAGAGACTCTGGGGCCACTTCTGCCCTGAGCGCCACAGACGCCCGCGATGGGGGAGCTGCCCTGCAGGaccaggggcagggagctggggggggcagtgggggcctTGCTCTCTCCTGGACAGGGGGACGGGGCAGCCGCAGGGGGACgggcctgggctggggctggtgaggggaagaggcactgctgtgcccaggggctgcgacccctctgccccaggctgggcacGGAGGAGGGGCCAGGACAGGGATCCTGCTCTGCTCCacggccccccacccccggctgccCCTCCACAGAAACTCCCAGGGCTCCCCTcagcccagggccggggccacaGGGAGCCCAATGCcctgccccgctgcccagggtgcCCGCGCCCCACACTCACCCCTCCTCGGGCCTGGTGGAGAGCGACAGGTCCCTCCATTCGGCCGTGAAGGATTCGTGCCGCACCACGTCCTCCTCCTTCACCAGGCAGCCCAGCTCGGCCGCCGACAGCACCCCCGCGCTGCGCAGCACCACGCTCTTGCCGAACATCCTTGCCCTGTGGGACGCCTTGCCTGGCGGGGCCTGGGGGTGTGTGagcctggctgtgtgtgtgtgagcccggctctgtgtgtgtgtgtgtgtgtgtgtgagcccagttgtgtgtgtgtgagccctGGGTATTTGGCTGTCTGGCCGGGGCCAGGGTTTAAATAGCTGTCCCAGTGCTATTTTGGGAGGTGTTgctggcactgtgtgtgtgtgcgcatgctgCACagtcatgctgtgtgtgtgtgtgtgtgtgtgtgtgtgtgtgatgtgtagGAGTAATACTCCCAGGGCCAATGCTCCAAGCCGAGATTAACAAAGCCCAtagctgggtgggggggcactgCCCCCCTGGAAATCATCCCCCGTGGTTTCTTACTCCAAGTTTGCTCAGGTGAGTGATCGCAGGCCTAAGGCCCACGGAGCTGTCACAGTTTCGGCGAGTGACGCATGGCGGCCGCAGGGCGCTGCAGCTCCAGAGAGGTGCGACCCTGGGAAGCGGGCGGTTGGCGAAGCAGCCAAGTGGGGACTCCGGGCTCTGTGCTGTGAGCAGCCCCTGCCCGCTGGCGCGGAGGGGAGCCGGGACCGTTCCCTCTGGCCGCAGAGCGAGGAGGACGCTGCTCCTGGGGCGCGCAGGGGCCGCCGGGAACGGGAACACTCCCCTGGAGCCCAGACCAAACCTTAGCTGCCTGTCCTGTGACTGCCATGCTACCGCAGAGTGCCGGGGGGCTCCTGGAGTGCCGGGCGCCAGGGCTGGGCGTACCGCCTCGCCCAGGGACTGCGGGCTGGGGAGCCCTGTTTCGACATGGCTTTGCTTTCCTTCACCCCACTCAATCCTCTCTGGAGTGGAGATCAAACCTCTtgtgctgggagtggggcagggatgcAGCCTGAGAGCCTGGCCGAAAGACCTTTGGCCTTGTGGGGAAGGAATCCCAACCCTACAAACCCCCCATGAGGGCTGGCGACACCACCAGCTCtgactctccccccctcccccctggggaCGAGAAGacccatccctcccctgccccaagcagggcAGTAGGACTGGCCGCTCAGCAGAGCCAGAAATTCAAATCTGCCACCCACTGCCAGAGCTGTGGTGATGGCCGGGCTCACAGGAAGCCAGGTTGTCTTCCTCCCAAATTCCCCACAAGACCTGAAGCTTGGCCATCGGCACGTTGCATAGACTGCAGCTTACCTGCCCTACTTACGCTATGACACCCTCCACCAGGGCAACGCCACGCGGCCCGATGGACCCAGGCCCCTCGTAGGAGTAGACCAGGGGCTACAAATAGCTCTCAAAATGGACACGTGTCATGTCTCCTTCTCATAAAAAGACTTGACCAAGCTCCCCAGCCACTTACGAGAATGCCGATCACAGGGAGGTGAGAGACATGAAAGGTTCATCGATGCCGGCGGATCTTGGAACTCACAAAACAGCTCAACCGAAAATGGATTTTCCTCAGTCCAATATTGGCGGTGCGCTGCGTTGCTTTAGGGAGAAGTGGCCCCTGAACCCAGCCAAGGTTGGAAGATGCCGGGAAGGCCTTTTGTTTGCCTGCTCTATTGGGTGCATGCCCCGACCACGCTGGTGGAACGGGAGCTGGCACGGTTTTTATCACATCTGGATATTGCAATTGGAAAAATGCACTTTCGCGAGGCAAAGGTTTCATCAAACCGGAAAGGTGCTTAGCCCTCTTGGAGGCAATGGCTGATTGAATTGCAGCCAGGAAAAGAGACGCTACAGGTAACTGTTTGCTATGTCGACATTTCTGTGACACCCCACGGGGAGAACAAAGAACCTCAAAGAATACGCAGTTGAATCAACTGGTTGTATTTTGATTACAATGTTATTGCGTAATAAATAGATGTTGAGCAAGATTTCTTATGAAAGCTTGGACTGTTCTAAACCTGAGGGTCAGTCTAAGATCTGGCTACAAACCGTGGTAATGAATTGATGTAGTTGTGTATATAAAACTGCTCATAATTTGTGCTGCTAAGCTCCAGTAGTACAGGGAGGAGAAGGAATCAGAGACCGCAAGGGCTGGGAAGGACTGGCTCCCCAACTAGCTCCAAGTAGCATTGTACAACCTAGGAACAGacactaaagttaatgggaaaacaCTGAAACAACTTGAAAGTGAAAAGAAAACCCTAATGTTGGGAAACTAAGAAAGGAGGAAATGTTAACTATGAATCACCAGGCCAAGAGGACAAAAAACCAAACCAGCCTTTTGAAAACTGGCTTTTCATCAGCACCTACAAATGTTCAATCCTCGTGCTTGAGGAGGGCTCCACAACTTGATTGCAAGAGCCAGCATGCAAAAAATGCCCTGATTGTATTATTTCAGTGTGTTCATTTGCTCGAGAACATCCCCCAATTAtaaatttgatttttatatttatttgatCACAACTTCTTTTTTCAGGTGCCACGATGGTTGCTTTGGTGTCACCCTCACAAATGGAAAGAAACGGGTAGTATTTAAAAACCTTGGCAAAAGTTCTGCAGTTTGTATTGATAGATCTTACGAACAATTCATCAGGAATTGTCATCAACTTACTTAAGTTTATTGCAGGACACGATCCAGAAGTCAAGGATGAGCGGCAAACCGTTCCGAACAATGCGAAGTACACTGCTGCTGAAATTCAGACTGATAGTGGTGATATTATGAAGATGGTTTTGAAAGACATTGTTGAAGATATTCAGAAAACCAGTTACATCAAGTTGTTCTGCTTAAAATATGACACGACAAAGGGATGCTGTgaagagggtgaccagacagcaaatgtgaaaaatcgggccgggggtgggggttaataggagcctatataagaaaaagacccaaaaatcgggactggccctattaaattgggacatctggtcaccctagctgtgaaTGTAGAAAATGTATCCACTGTTTTATGCTACTCTGTTGGTGGCAAAGTCCTTGTTGAAGTAGCCCAATTGCATGGCCTCCCTGCTGAAGCTATTACACAATTTTGAACAGGGCTGCCcagtatttcaacttttttttatggaaggggcccccagaattgttttgccccaggccccctgaatcctctgggtggccctgatttTGAAAGACCTCCATGAACTGGGTCTTGACCCTAAAAACACTTGATGTTCTTGCTTTGTTGGCGCCAACCTTATGTCAGGCAGTGTACAAAATGCCTTGATATGAGAAATTAAACAAGCAAATACCTGACCCACACTGCTTGAACCACCGATTACATCTGGGGCTGACTCCCCTGTGAGAAGAACTCAGCAGTGCCAGCTATGTTCTCAAATTGTTCGTCTCTAGCTGAATTTTTTCGCAGGCATGACGGGAGTGTGCCGTACAAAGCCAGCACCTGCAAAGCCTCACAGAAACAAGATGGCTTGGAACTAATCCCCAATAATTTGGAAGCCATTCGGAGTATTCTGTCAACCTTTGTGGATGGATCTGGCGACTGGTCCATTGAAGCAAGAGGGCTGTTGGATGTTTCAGAATCATCCAAATGCTTGTGCTGAGCTGAGCTTAAAAGAATGGTTTTGAGAGTTTGCTCCTGTGCGCAATGACCTTCGAAAGGAACGAACGCACCTTGCGAAAGGAGTTGAATTGATCACCCTTGCGCGTGAAGCACTTCAACAAACATGAGTTTTCCCTCAGCGATTTCATCCATGTTTTGACAGGTGAATGTGATGAGGCAACAGCATTAAAATGTGTCACCAAAAGGGCTAAGATTTCATAGGCGCTGAGCACTTACCAGGATGTCAAAGCATCAGTGAGCCTCAGTGGCGCCAGATGCCCCATGAACTGATTGATGAACATGGGTGTAATGTATTCTACTCCACCGGCACTCCAGACTTCTTGAGATTGGAATCTCTGTGTGCTTTGACTGACTTGCTTGGATTAGAGATGGAGCAGGTGAAAATGGAAATGTCTGTGCTTAAAGCAGGGGCGTAGCCACGGCCCACCCGCTTAGCATCCAGGccacccaaatctgagcaggGGTGTGGTGCTGCCACGGCGACCCGGAGCATCTGACATCCAGGACGGAGCTCTGCACCCCCCCCTCCAGAAAGCTAATCGCcggcagctctgccttgccaTGTTCTGAGCCGCCCCATGCGTGTGCCCAGCTCAGCAGGTGAAACCTGTGTCTGGGGGCACCGGGTCTAGGGACAGGGCGTGGTGTCGGGGGAGAAGCTGAGCTGGCACCGGCTGTCATTGCCCAGCCACCCAAAATGCCCACCCAAATTTCCTCGCTCCGCCACTGACTGGAAGCACTGCTAGGGAATGACAGTGCAAAGAATATGAAGACGTTCTAGGGGTTGCCAAGGAATTAAAGGAGGCGTTCATTCATATGTAGTTCTGAAATGTCTGCAGTGGTCTTGTTTGGAGCAGCGTCTGCAAGGTGTGAGAATTCCTTTGCTTGTTTGAGAAGATTATCACACCAAAGGACAAGCACAACCCAGGACAGAGAGAAAGCTAATTCGCCTGTCATAGGAAAGTgatttgacttcaaaactgaccCGGGTTGTCTTTGTGGCAGAATTCAGACACCATCGCCAGGAAGGTATCAATGTTAGTTTATGACCAGTTTGGACATTACACAACACTTTCACGTTATGCTCTCGCCTTTTAAATTTCTGACTCTGAATGTTTTGAATGCTTGAATATTCTTAGACGGAGCAAACACATAAATAGGGCTTCATTTTTTAATTgcataaaaataaagttaaaaacaaGGGTTCTGACCGACACTGCGTTTTTCACTAAGTACATATGAACTTCTGAGGGCACCCACAACTGTTCCTCTTGTCATACAGTCCGGCCCGTCCCTCGCTTAGCTGCAGGCCTGTTGGGCCCCCGCACTCCAGCGAGGTGGGTGAATGGAGTTGGCCTCCTTCCCAGCGGCCTGACACTCGGCTGCCCCGGGGAGGGGCCCATCAGAACCCAGGGATTAGCTAGGAATGCCTGGCTCTCAGTTAACAACCGCACCTGACCCTGGGAGCAGCTGGCCCCGGTGCTGCCCGAAACAGCGAGGACTCTGGCTTGGCAGTGCCCTGGGACACAGCTTACCACTGtgcgctctgccccaggcccagtTGCATTCCTGACCCCCTACCAACACAGAGGCCTATGTGattagtgtgtgggggggttcagtcCTCCCCTCGCAGTCACAGCTGAACCGTGGCACTGTGGGCTCAAACAGCTaacccagagcagggggggcgcaggggctgtcCATGCGGGGGTGCAGTAGCGGGAGCTTGGGAAAggggggacagggcagagcaGCTGTTGCCGGTTTGCTTACAGCATCCGCGGAGCCCCGTCGCAATGCACCGTGGGCTTGGCCCACCGGCTGATTTCCCCACTCCCAGGATAGAAGAGCTCCGTGCCCTGCCTGAAGGCCTGGTagcgctggctgctgggactcactAAGTCAGGgcatggtgggtgggtggggtgtcTCACCTATGCACCCCCCCTCCATGTGACTAAGCAGACAGCAGCCTGTTAGCACCTGGAAAGCAGGACCctgatccccgccccccccccccccccccggcatcaTGACCCCTGGGTGCCAAGTGCCCACAGCTGCAGTAGCCCATGGGCACAACACTGGCAAAGACGCCAATGTCTTGTGCTCCAGGGGCACGGAGAGCCACAGGGCTGCCATTGTTGCTGGCTAAGGGCTACTGCAGAGCAGTGGCTCCGgccccatccaccccacccccacagcccaggggcCACGGCTGTGTGTACTGACAGCCCAACAGCCACCCTAGCCGAACCAAGGCAATATGGGGCACTAGACTCAACCCACCTTGTGCCCCATAGTCCCACCTGCAGGCCACGGCCCTACCCCTCCATGGGGTGACGGCAGCTGTCAGCATTAAGATGAATGAACCAGTTTCACTCCTCTTGGCGCTGTTGTTTTAGGCTCTCTGCGGACTCAGGCAGGCAGTggtgacaccccccaccccagctcacattttcaaacttgttcTTTACATCCTTGAGGACTAGCAatagattttctttcttttttattttttttaaagccaaactCTCAGcccatgactccagaagctggagctgTAATCCCTGTGCCCAGTCAAGGGGTTGGAAGAGCCCCTTCTGCATGTAACACCCATTCCCCCCCAGGAGACGCCCCCCCCACTAATGTGCCTTCCCAGCCCTTTTACGGCTGCTTGACCAGGTCATACAGAGTCACGgcgactctgggctggggaagggggcaggagcaTGGGGGTTGGGGCAGAAGTTACACCATTACACCTAAGATCAGGGAGCCCCCCTTTGccgagggagggggggatggccTGTCCTGATCCCAGCCTCTGCCTCGCTCGTCTCCTCTTGAGGCCACAGGTGCCCCGTCAGGCAGCAAAGCTCCGTGTGTCCCTTTGCGTCCCGGAGGCTGGACCCCGGCCCTGCGAGGCGGCCTCTAATCCCAGCCTGGCGCATAGAGCGTGGCTGACCTTTCCCCAGCCCGGGGACACCGCGTGCTTGCCCTTTGGACTGGCCAGCTGGCCGCCAGCGCCCACTCCCTGCCGCTAAAATAGACGAGCCCTCGAAGGCAATCTGGTCCTACtccacttccccacccccggGGGCTCTTCACACCCCCCCACTGCTGCTGGTTCCCAGCGCAAAGCTCCAGGGagcacccagccccctgctctcgcCTGGCCTGGGTGCACGGGCAGCAAAGGGAGGAAGATGGACAGCGAGGGGTCGGGTAAACAACATAATCAGAGACTTGTTAACTGCTTCAGGGGGCCCGCTGCCAaagccggggtgtgtgtgtgctttgaaCTAGCACAAAGATAGACGCCTCCTAAATCCCCCAGCTTGGGGGTGACACATGAGCCAACCCTGCAGCGGCAAGGCCAGGCACAGCCGCCCCTCTGCTGCCacgtgctgggctgcaggggaaggggagcggCACCGTCTTCAGCCCCGGCTCTACTGCGTCATTCGTTAGAATCAGGGTAAGGGCCAGAGGCACTGGGCAGGGATCAGGTCCCTCCCtcctgtgccaggcactgtatgcacgcacacacacacacacctgtccaCACAGAATACACAGTTTCAGGCCCCCTCCCGCCCATGCCAGGcactatacatacatacacactagggtgaccagatgtcccgattttatagggacagtcctgatttttgggtctttttcttatataggctcctattacccccccacccccgtcccgatttttcacattttctgtctggtcaccctaacccataCACACAgtctcagcccctccctcccccccaaatgccaggcactgtacgtacacacacaaacacacaccaggtGGCTGAAATAAACAGAGGTGGACGGCTGCAGCTCAGGGTTGCAGGGTGTGTTGCAATGCTGCACGGCTCAGGACTGCAatagcagggtggggggctggagtccagggctgggggcagggggttggcggggggggaggggaggaagacgGGTTGTGGCAGGAGTGGGGGATTGGGTTGGTGTCAGAAAAGCCACATCATTTCTCTGAACCATGCTGAGAAATTGAGGCAGAAACCTGCTACAGGGAAGTGGATGATAAAAGATTTGGGGGGCCCCTGCAAACCCTGCCTCGTTGACGTTCATTACGCTCGAATGACagcgccgccccctcccccgttcGTTCCATTGTCACCGGGGGAGTGACCTCCCTGCCCACACCCACCACCTGGCTTTGGCAGGGAACAGTCACAGCACTAGCCCGTCCAGGAAAGGGTGAACAGCAACAGCCCAACCTGCAGGGACCCGTCCCGCTGGAA includes:
- the TCAP gene encoding telethonin, with translation MFGKSVVLRSAGVLSAAELGCLVKEEDVVRHESFTAEWRDLSLSTRPEEGCSLREVDDRRKETYWQQQETRFVVQRSPWLIMRLGRLGEPLARYHLPYQRALPLPLFVPADLSAKAERGATPPQLRHMMDFETALARGSPPNGQCRDKKAMAEITKELPPVVQPSRPDFGKGDFHRSLSRSLSQEAQRG